In Vanacampus margaritifer isolate UIUO_Vmar chromosome 9, RoL_Vmar_1.0, whole genome shotgun sequence, the following proteins share a genomic window:
- the LOC144057302 gene encoding uncharacterized protein LOC144057302: MRTTGAVALTILLSAVLSVSGKVNEDSMTLFLGEDFHILLHAPALEVTFRATSRSPEVVLMRGGMVVGNRAKKNLHLSHLVVDSLVEGDEGVYTVKNPEDPEDVRRIRLYVRDCYNEQTVKYGEYYRIPLLGVTSPITLEHRPSSVEANMTSRPALVLLTSTGVAREGYRGRISVSEHYVVLNSATGADDGSYTVRDARGVVRVKICLLVIEHQHFVNLHHGERLKINLMLNSSLVHLYYSADTDHQMRLLMDRGEFTDAQTKLGFEGRLSAEGSLVFLDQVKRSDEGLFRVTDTQGFPVSSIHMELKPYKLESIYVAIIALLSLLVFLLLACLLSCLIKVHKRAKRTAALEKIAKNAGKEDEGEAFRQVVKNITKLSDESKHSQADNTEKSQSTEVDIKGLEVSSKEVGIGNLDTSDSGVGFNTALPMDTDTDAPEQVPDSDAVSISIAPETKPNAPPSPAVEVKSSPVAETKPSAPPATEAKPESKDVETSPAQSVNLDVPKAADVKSSPVSSPGPKSPVSPMTPADPKPVAATLEPMSASPKAPSPAPEPQKMFSSATHAAYEPPSSEDHIPFLTEPIPNGTPEPGPDQADLIGGSSP, encoded by the exons ATGAGGACAACCGGTGCGGTCGCGCTCACAATTCTGCTTTCCGCAG TTCTGTCAGTGTCTGGCAAGG TAAACGAAGACTCCATGACGTTGTTCCTCGGCGAGGACTTCCACATCCTGCTGCACGCGCCCGCGCTGGAGGTGACGTTCCGCGCAACCTCGCGCTCGCCCGAAGTGGTCCTGATGCGCGGCGGCATGGTGGTGGGCAACCGGGCCAAGAAGAATCTCCACCTCAGCCACCTGGTCGTCGACTCGCTGGTGGAGGGCGACGAGGGCGTGTACACGGTGAAGAACCCCGAGGACCCCGAGGACGTCCGACGCATCAGGCTCTACGTTCGAG ATTGCTACAACGAGCAAACGGTGAAATATGGAGAATACTATCGGATTCCGCTGTTGGGCGTGACGTCACCCATCACCTTGGAGCACAGGCCCAGTTCAGTGGAGGCCAACATGACTTCCAG accgGCTCTGGTGCTGCTGACAAGCACGGGTGTGGCCCGGGAAGGTTACCGGGGTCGCATCAGCGTCAGCGAGCACTACGTGGTCCTAAATTCGGCGACTGGGGCCGACGATGGCAGCTACACCGTCAGGGATGCTCGGGGTGTCGTTAGGGTCAAAATCTGTCTTCTAGTCATAG AGCACCAGCACTTTGTCAACCTACATCACGGCGAGCGACTCAAGATCAACCTGATGCTCAACAGCTCCTTGGTGCACCTCTACTACAGCGCAGACACGGACCACCAAATGCGCCTGCTCATGGATCGCGGGGAATTCACCGAT GCCCAAACAAAACTAGGCTTTGAGGGTCGCCTCTCCGCGGAGGGTTCTCTGGTCTTTCTGGATCAAGTCAAGCGCTCCGATGAAGGCCTCTTCCGAGTGACCGACACGCAGGGTTTCCCCGTGTCCAGCATCCACATGGAACTCAAAC CCTACAAGCTGGAGTCCATCTACGTGGCCATCATCGCCCTGCTGAGCCTGCTGGTCTTCCTCCTTCTGGCCTGCCTGCTGTCCTGCCTGATCAAAGTCCATAAAAGGGCCAAGAGGACCGCCGCCTTGGAAAAGATCGCCAAGAACGCTGGCAAGGAGGACGAGGGGGAGGCTTTCAGACAG GTGGTCAAGAACATCACCAAACTCAGCGATGAGTCCAAACATTCGCAGGCCGACAACACTGAGAAATCTCAGAGCACCGAAGTGGACATTAAA GGTTTGGAAGTTTCTTCAAAGGAGGTCGGCATTGGCAACCTGGACACCAGCGACTCCGGCGTTGGCTTTAACACCGCCCTCCCGATGGACACTGACACCGACGCCCCCGAGCAAGTCCCCGACTCGGATGCCGTGAGCATCTCCATCGCCCCGGAGACTAAACCAAATGCTCCACCGTCGCCAGCCGTGGAAGTCAAGTCTAGTCCGGTGGCTGAAACCAAGCCGAGTGCCCCGCCAGCCACGGAAGCAAAACCTGAAAGCAAAGACGTCGAGACCTCCCCTGCTCAGTCGGTGAACCTGGATGTGCCCAAAGCGGCCGACGTTAAGTCCAGCCCAGTCTCGAGCCCGGGACCCAAGAGCCCGGTGAGTCCGATGACTCCGGCTGATCCAAAACCCGTCGCCGCTACCCTGGAGCCCATGTCGGCCTCTCCGAAAGCCCCCAGTCCAGCTCCAGAACCTCAAAAGATGTTTTCATCCGCCACCCATGCGGCCTATGAGCCTCCCTCGTCTGAAGACCACATTCCGTTCCTGACAGAGCCCATCCCCAATG GCACCCCCGAGCCGGGCCCCGATCAAGCTGATCTTATTGGAGGTTCCTCTCCGTAA